From a single Helicovermis profundi genomic region:
- the meaB gene encoding methylmalonyl Co-A mutase-associated GTPase MeaB, with product MDLGKKLIEGNRRAAARLISMVENKIPEAFEVIKDNYDKSGNAYIIGITGPPGAGKSTLTDKLVKILRSEGKKVGIIAVDPTSPFTGGAILGDRVRMSDLSVDKGVFVRSMGARGHLGGISEGTMAAVKVLDLYGMDYIIIETVGVGQSEIDIVKNCDTTVMVMVPGLGDDIQAIKAGVMEIGDIFAVNKADRDGARKTAREINIMLDFSKKEWRPSVDLVTAVKNEGVDKLLDSIKKHRYYMKDTGKFLIRREENSKSEIIELVKEKITSIVLDKSYKEKQINRLSKDVASRKLDPYTACTKIIEEVI from the coding sequence ATGGATTTAGGCAAGAAACTAATTGAAGGAAATAGAAGAGCTGCTGCAAGATTAATTTCTATGGTTGAAAATAAAATTCCAGAAGCTTTTGAAGTGATAAAAGACAATTATGATAAAAGCGGAAATGCATACATCATAGGTATAACTGGACCTCCTGGTGCTGGTAAAAGTACACTTACTGATAAACTTGTTAAAATACTTAGAAGCGAAGGAAAAAAAGTTGGAATTATAGCTGTTGACCCTACAAGTCCTTTTACAGGCGGAGCGATTTTAGGTGACAGGGTTAGAATGAGTGATTTATCTGTAGATAAAGGTGTATTTGTAAGAAGTATGGGAGCTAGAGGACATCTTGGTGGTATTTCAGAGGGAACTATGGCTGCTGTAAAAGTGCTTGATTTATATGGCATGGACTATATTATTATTGAAACAGTTGGTGTAGGTCAGTCTGAAATTGATATTGTGAAAAACTGCGATACTACTGTTATGGTAATGGTTCCGGGTCTTGGAGATGACATTCAAGCTATAAAAGCAGGTGTTATGGAAATTGGTGATATTTTTGCAGTAAATAAAGCGGACAGAGATGGTGCGAGGAAAACTGCAAGGGAAATAAATATTATGCTTGATTTTAGCAAGAAAGAGTGGAGACCATCTGTAGATTTAGTTACTGCTGTTAAAAATGAAGGTGTAGATAAGCTCTTAGATTCTATTAAAAAGCATAGATATTATATGAAAGATACTGGCAAGTTTTTAATAAGGCGAGAAGAAAATTCAAAAAGTGAAATTATTGAATTAGTAAAAGAGAAAATTACTAGCATTGTGCTAGATAAATCATATAAAGAAAAGCAAATAAATAGATTATCTAAAGATGTGGCAAGTAGAAAATTAGATCCATATACTGCGTGCACAAAAATTATTGAGGAAGTTATTTAG
- a CDS encoding cobalamin B12-binding domain-containing protein, translated as MDRPIRVLVAKPGLDGHDRGAKVIARALRDAGMEVIYTGLRQTADQIVSAAIEEDVDCVAVSILSGAHNTLFPKINKLLLEEDAKDILLIGGGVIPVDDIPFLKENGVSEVFTPGTPTSVTIDFIKANVRK; from the coding sequence ATGGATAGACCGATTAGAGTTTTAGTTGCTAAGCCAGGCTTAGATGGACATGATAGAGGAGCAAAAGTTATAGCAAGAGCACTTAGAGATGCAGGAATGGAAGTTATTTATACTGGTCTAAGACAAACAGCGGATCAAATTGTTAGTGCAGCAATTGAAGAGGATGTTGATTGTGTTGCAGTAAGTATTCTTTCAGGAGCGCACAATACTTTGTTTCCTAAAATAAATAAATTGTTACTTGAAGAAGATGCTAAAGATATTTTATTAATTGGTGGTGGAGTAATTCCTGTGGATGATATTCCGTTCTTAAAAGAAAATGGTGTTTCTGAGGTGTTTACACCAGGCACTCCAACGTCGGTTACTATAGATTTTATTAAAGCAAATGTAAGAAAATAA
- a CDS encoding acyl-CoA mutase large subunit family protein has translation MFDNEKIAQIKKDAISFDEKTKKALEKRPERRDVFTTGSGDVINRLYNPSDLGDVNFEEKIGFPGSYPYTRGVQPTMYRGRLWTMRMYAGFATAKESNERYKYLVEQGSGGLSVAFDLPTQIGYDSDHSLSEGEVGKVGVAIDSLADMEILFDGIPLDKVSTSMTINAPAAVLLAMYIAVAEKQGVSAEKLRGTIQNDILKEYIARGTYIFPTDPSMRLITNIFEYCSKEVPLWNTISISGYHIREAGSTAAQEVGFTIADGIAYVEAAIKAGLDVDTFAPRLSFFFNAHNDLLEEVAKYRAARRLWAKIMKERFNAKNPKSMQLKFHTQTGGSTLTAQQPENNIVRVAIQTLAAVLGGTQSLHTNSKDEALALPSQDSVRTALRTQQIVAHESGVTNTVDPLAGSYYIEAKTNEIEEKAMEYITKIDDLGGAPKAIDAGYIQQEIMDASYDYQKQVETGEIVVVGMNKFQIEEKPPTGLLRVDLSVGEDQKKNLKDLRSNRNNDNVNEKLETLRKACNTDENLMPIILEAVKEYATLGEICGVMRDEFGEYEQSVVI, from the coding sequence ATGTTTGATAATGAGAAAATAGCACAGATTAAAAAAGATGCTATAAGTTTTGATGAAAAGACAAAAAAAGCTTTAGAAAAAAGACCTGAAAGAAGAGATGTATTTACTACTGGTTCTGGAGATGTTATAAATAGACTTTATAACCCGTCAGATTTAGGTGATGTTAATTTTGAAGAAAAGATTGGATTTCCAGGAAGCTATCCTTATACTAGAGGTGTTCAGCCAACTATGTATAGAGGTAGACTTTGGACTATGAGAATGTATGCAGGCTTCGCAACAGCAAAGGAATCTAATGAAAGATATAAATATTTAGTTGAACAAGGTTCTGGCGGATTATCTGTTGCTTTTGACCTTCCTACACAAATTGGTTATGATTCAGATCATAGCTTAAGTGAAGGTGAAGTTGGAAAAGTTGGTGTTGCAATAGATTCTTTAGCAGATATGGAAATTTTATTCGATGGAATTCCTCTTGATAAGGTAAGTACATCAATGACAATAAATGCTCCTGCGGCAGTATTACTTGCAATGTACATTGCAGTAGCGGAGAAACAAGGTGTTTCTGCAGAAAAACTAAGAGGTACTATTCAAAATGATATTTTAAAAGAATATATTGCTCGTGGTACTTATATATTCCCTACTGATCCTTCTATGAGATTGATTACAAATATTTTTGAATATTGTTCTAAAGAAGTTCCACTTTGGAATACAATAAGTATTTCGGGTTATCATATTAGAGAAGCTGGTTCTACTGCAGCTCAAGAAGTTGGCTTTACTATAGCCGATGGTATAGCATATGTTGAAGCTGCTATTAAAGCAGGTCTTGATGTGGATACTTTTGCACCTAGATTATCATTCTTCTTTAATGCTCATAATGATTTACTTGAAGAAGTTGCTAAATATAGAGCGGCAAGAAGATTATGGGCTAAAATTATGAAAGAAAGATTTAACGCTAAAAATCCTAAATCTATGCAACTTAAGTTCCATACACAAACAGGTGGTTCTACTTTAACAGCTCAGCAACCAGAAAACAATATTGTTAGAGTCGCAATTCAAACACTAGCAGCAGTTTTAGGTGGAACTCAGTCGCTTCACACTAATTCAAAAGATGAAGCGTTAGCCCTTCCATCGCAAGATTCTGTTAGAACGGCACTTAGAACTCAACAGATAGTTGCTCATGAAAGTGGTGTTACAAATACAGTTGATCCACTTGCTGGATCATATTATATTGAAGCAAAAACAAATGAAATTGAAGAGAAAGCTATGGAGTATATTACTAAGATTGATGATTTAGGTGGTGCTCCAAAAGCGATTGATGCAGGATATATTCAACAAGAAATTATGGATGCTTCATATGATTATCAAAAGCAAGTTGAAACTGGTGAGATAGTAGTTGTAGGAATGAATAAATTCCAAATTGAAGAAAAACCACCAACTGGACTTCTTAGAGTGGATTTAAGTGTTGGAGAAGATCAAAAGAAAAATCTTAAAGATTTAAGAAGCAATAGAAATAATGATAATGTTAATGAAAAACTTGAAACTCTTAGAAAAGCTTGTAATACTGACGAAAATTTAATGCCAATTATATTGGAAGCTGTTAAAGAATACGCAACTCTAGGGGAAATTTGTGGAGTTATGAGAGACGAATTCGGTGAGTACGAGCAATCAGTGGTTATATAA
- a CDS encoding NAD(P)-dependent malic enzyme, with amino-acid sequence MNYNEEALKMHLELKGKLSIESKVKVDSKTALSLAYTPGVAEPCRKINKNEDLVYSYTMKGNTVAVVTDGTAVLGLGDIGAKASIPVMEGKAVLFKEFAGINAFPICLETKDVDEIVNIVKALEPVFGGINLEDIAAPRCFEIERRLKEEMDIPVFHDDQHGTAIIVGAALINGFKVRGTKLTDARIVINGAGSAGTAIAKLLLNLGVDDIVMCDIDGALDENSDDINEAKKALALITNKHKERGSLKEVIKNKDVFIGVSAPNVVTKEMIMSMNERPLVFAMANPNPEISPDEAKKGGAFIVGTGRSDYPNQINNVLAFPGIFRGALDVYAKEITEGMKMAAARAIADVLDEEELSVDKILPLPFDKRIVPKVSMAVKKKAIEENVVKKLSL; translated from the coding sequence ATGAATTATAATGAAGAAGCTTTAAAAATGCACTTAGAATTAAAGGGAAAACTTTCAATTGAAAGCAAAGTGAAAGTAGATAGTAAAACTGCTCTTTCGCTGGCCTATACTCCAGGAGTAGCGGAGCCGTGTAGAAAAATTAATAAAAATGAAGACTTAGTTTATAGTTATACTATGAAAGGTAATACTGTTGCTGTTGTAACAGATGGAACTGCAGTACTTGGACTTGGCGATATTGGAGCAAAAGCATCAATTCCTGTAATGGAGGGTAAAGCTGTGTTGTTTAAAGAATTTGCAGGAATCAATGCTTTTCCTATTTGTCTTGAAACAAAAGACGTTGATGAAATTGTTAATATTGTAAAAGCTCTTGAACCTGTATTTGGTGGGATTAACCTTGAAGATATTGCAGCTCCAAGATGTTTTGAAATCGAAAGGCGACTTAAAGAAGAAATGGATATTCCGGTTTTTCATGATGATCAGCATGGTACAGCAATAATTGTTGGTGCGGCTTTAATTAATGGATTTAAAGTTAGAGGAACAAAACTTACTGATGCTAGAATAGTTATAAACGGTGCTGGTTCTGCTGGAACTGCTATTGCAAAACTACTACTTAATTTAGGTGTAGATGATATCGTTATGTGTGATATAGATGGCGCACTTGATGAAAATAGTGATGATATAAATGAAGCAAAGAAAGCACTTGCTCTTATTACCAATAAACATAAGGAAAGAGGGTCTTTAAAGGAAGTAATAAAAAATAAAGATGTATTTATTGGGGTATCTGCACCAAATGTTGTTACAAAAGAGATGATTATGTCAATGAATGAAAGACCGCTTGTATTTGCAATGGCAAATCCTAACCCTGAAATAAGTCCAGATGAAGCAAAGAAAGGCGGGGCGTTTATTGTAGGTACTGGTAGAAGTGATTATCCAAATCAAATAAATAATGTACTTGCATTTCCGGGTATATTTAGAGGCGCTCTTGATGTATATGCAAAGGAAATAACAGAAGGCATGAAAATGGCAGCAGCAAGAGCAATTGCTGATGTATTAGATGAGGAAGAATTAAGTGTAGATAAAATTCTACCACTGCCTTTCGATAAACGAATTGTACCAAAAGTATCTATGGCGGTTAAGAAAAAAGCTATCGAAGAAAATGTTGTTAAAAAATTAAGCTTATAA
- a CDS encoding acetyl-CoA hydrolase/transferase family protein — MNFNKRIRNEFLKSKVMSARDASLFIKDGMTVASSGFTPSGYPKKVPLELAKRANAGEKIEISLITGASVGDELDGALSRAGVIKRRYPYQTQKDMRNNINSGSTFYADHHLSHVPQHIDYGYYGNIDIAIVEALCITEDGGIVPTTSVGISPQALKNADKIIVEINTSQPMALEGVHDIYMTEKPPKRKPIPIINPDDRIGKTYMECDLEKIVAIVESDIPDNVRPLGAIDENSKKISNHIIEFLKDEVKEGRLPENLLPLQSGVGSVANAVLGGLKESEFTNLTCYTEVIQDSMFDLIDAGKVKFASGTSFTPSEEGLKRLLENTEYYASHCILRPMEISNNPEVIRRLGIIAMNTAIEIDIYGNVNSTNIMGSRMMNGIGGSGDFTRNGYLTIFTTVSTAKNGDISSIVPMVSHVDHTEHDVHIVVTEQGLADLRGLSPRERSRKIIENCAHPSYKDLLFDYVDRAEKNAYKHTPHVIGEALAFHERFIKNGSMKK; from the coding sequence ATGAATTTTAATAAAAGAATTAGAAATGAATTTTTAAAGAGTAAAGTTATGAGTGCGAGGGATGCTTCTCTTTTTATAAAAGACGGAATGACAGTAGCATCAAGTGGATTTACACCATCAGGTTATCCAAAGAAAGTTCCTCTTGAATTAGCAAAGAGAGCGAATGCGGGAGAAAAAATTGAAATATCTTTAATTACTGGAGCATCCGTTGGAGATGAACTTGATGGAGCACTTTCTAGAGCAGGTGTAATAAAAAGGAGGTATCCTTACCAGACTCAAAAAGATATGAGAAACAATATAAATAGTGGCTCTACTTTTTATGCAGACCATCATTTGAGTCATGTACCTCAGCATATTGATTATGGATATTATGGAAACATTGATATAGCAATAGTTGAAGCTCTTTGTATTACAGAAGATGGTGGGATTGTACCAACGACTTCAGTAGGTATTTCTCCTCAAGCTTTAAAAAATGCAGATAAAATAATTGTAGAAATTAATACATCACAACCAATGGCTCTTGAAGGGGTTCATGATATTTATATGACAGAAAAACCACCGAAGCGAAAACCTATACCGATAATTAATCCGGATGATAGAATTGGTAAAACTTATATGGAATGTGATTTAGAGAAAATCGTTGCAATAGTAGAATCAGATATTCCAGATAATGTTAGACCTCTTGGAGCTATTGATGAAAATTCAAAAAAAATATCGAACCACATAATAGAGTTTTTAAAAGATGAAGTTAAAGAGGGTAGACTTCCTGAAAATTTACTTCCACTTCAGTCCGGTGTTGGTTCGGTTGCAAATGCCGTTCTTGGAGGACTAAAAGAATCTGAATTTACGAATCTAACATGTTACACAGAAGTTATTCAAGATTCAATGTTTGATCTTATAGATGCTGGTAAAGTTAAATTTGCATCAGGCACATCATTTACTCCATCTGAAGAAGGGTTAAAAAGATTACTTGAAAATACTGAGTATTATGCATCTCATTGCATTCTTAGACCTATGGAGATTAGTAATAATCCTGAAGTAATTAGAAGACTTGGGATAATTGCTATGAATACAGCTATTGAAATTGATATTTATGGAAATGTGAATTCAACAAATATTATGGGTTCAAGAATGATGAATGGGATTGGTGGTTCTGGAGATTTTACTAGAAATGGATATTTAACAATTTTTACTACAGTATCGACAGCAAAAAATGGCGATATTTCTTCGATAGTACCAATGGTGTCTCATGTCGATCATACAGAACATGATGTTCATATTGTAGTTACTGAGCAAGGACTCGCAGATTTAAGAGGTCTTTCACCTAGGGAAAGATCAAGAAAAATAATTGAAAATTGTGCCCATCCGTCTTATAAGGACTTGTTATTTGATTATGTAGATAGAGCTGAAAAAAATGCATATAAACATACTCCTCATGTTATTGGTGAGGCTCTAGCCTTTCATGAAAGATTTATTAAAAATGGATCAATGAAAAAATAA
- a CDS encoding DUF3870 domain-containing protein — protein MKRENIIVTGYAKLPGGLTATELYKVVGVAILVNRKTGLIKEIECSLATNLAKEYVKDIIVGRKLNDISIIEKDFELNYFGSAKKAIISAIKIASEKFNQIGDINE, from the coding sequence TTGAAAAGAGAAAATATAATAGTTACAGGTTATGCAAAACTTCCTGGTGGACTCACTGCGACGGAATTATATAAAGTTGTTGGAGTAGCAATATTAGTTAATAGAAAAACAGGTCTTATTAAGGAAATTGAATGTTCACTCGCTACAAATCTTGCTAAGGAATATGTTAAAGATATAATTGTTGGAAGAAAATTAAATGATATTTCGATTATTGAAAAAGATTTTGAATTAAACTATTTTGGTTCTGCAAAAAAAGCTATTATTTCAGCTATTAAAATTGCGAGTGAAAAATTTAATCAAATCGGCGATATTAATGAATAA
- a CDS encoding Fe-S-containing hydro-lyase, translated as MNNNIIKIITPLKEEMVLKLKAGDRVYISGTIYTARDAAHQRLINSIKKQEKLPFDVKNQIIYYVGPSPAKPGNVIGSAGPTTSYRMDDLTIPLLNLGLSGMIGKGTRSKEVVESMKSRAVYFAAIGGAGALISSKIIKSEVIAYEELGPEAIRKLEVKDLPLYVVIDSHGNNLYDSERKKYKK; from the coding sequence ATGAATAATAATATTATTAAAATAATAACTCCGCTTAAAGAAGAAATGGTTTTAAAGTTAAAAGCTGGAGACAGAGTATATATTAGCGGAACTATATACACCGCAAGAGACGCAGCACATCAAAGGCTTATTAACTCTATTAAAAAGCAAGAAAAACTTCCCTTTGATGTCAAAAATCAAATAATCTATTACGTTGGACCGTCACCCGCAAAACCAGGAAATGTTATAGGTTCGGCTGGTCCTACAACAAGCTATAGAATGGATGATTTAACGATTCCACTTCTTAATTTGGGACTTAGTGGAATGATAGGAAAAGGGACAAGAAGTAAAGAAGTGGTTGAATCAATGAAAAGTAGAGCGGTTTATTTTGCTGCTATTGGAGGCGCAGGGGCACTTATTTCGTCAAAAATTATAAAAAGTGAAGTTATTGCCTATGAAGAACTCGGACCAGAAGCAATTAGAAAACTTGAAGTTAAAGATTTACCACTTTATGTAGTAATAGATAGTCACGGAAATAATTTATATGATTCAGAGAGAAAAAAATATAAAAAGTAG
- a CDS encoding fumarate hydratase — protein sequence MRKLSVNEIIKSVEFMCIKANYDLSSDIYGALKNASEKEESPIGKAILKDIVENADIAKKNSVPICQDTGMAVVFIELGQEVYLVDGDLNEAINEGVRRGYKKGFLRKSVVEDPLLRVNTNDNTPAIIHIEIVKGDKVKITLAPKGFGSENMSRSIMLKPSDGKKGVEDFILETVSIAGPNPCPPIVVGVGLGGTIEKAAYLAKKSLIRDINIRSEKEHIKDMEIDLLNRINNLGIGPQGLGGRTTAIAVNIETFATHIAGLPVVVNINCHATRHVQTIL from the coding sequence TTGAGAAAATTATCTGTAAATGAAATTATAAAAAGTGTTGAATTTATGTGTATTAAAGCAAATTATGATCTTTCAAGTGATATTTATGGCGCTTTAAAAAATGCAAGTGAAAAAGAAGAATCACCTATTGGAAAAGCAATCTTAAAGGATATTGTTGAAAATGCAGATATAGCTAAAAAGAATTCTGTTCCAATTTGTCAGGATACTGGAATGGCAGTAGTTTTTATTGAACTAGGTCAGGAAGTATATTTAGTTGATGGAGATTTAAATGAAGCCATTAATGAAGGTGTTAGACGTGGATATAAAAAAGGATTTTTAAGAAAGTCAGTAGTAGAAGATCCACTTTTAAGGGTTAATACGAATGATAATACTCCTGCTATTATTCATATTGAAATAGTTAAAGGCGATAAAGTTAAAATAACTCTAGCTCCAAAAGGATTTGGAAGTGAAAATATGAGTAGAAGTATTATGCTTAAGCCTTCAGATGGAAAAAAAGGTGTAGAAGATTTTATTCTTGAAACAGTTTCTATTGCTGGACCCAACCCGTGCCCTCCGATAGTAGTAGGTGTTGGTCTTGGTGGGACAATAGAAAAAGCAGCGTATTTAGCGAAAAAATCGCTAATACGGGATATTAATATAAGAAGTGAAAAAGAACATATTAAAGATATGGAAATTGATTTATTAAATAGAATTAATAATCTTGGAATAGGACCTCAGGGTCTTGGTGGAAGGACGACTGCAATTGCAGTTAATATAGAAACATTTGCAACTCATATAGCAGGACTTCCTGTAGTTGTTAATATAAACTGTCATGCAACTAGGCATGTTCAGACAATTCTTTAG
- a CDS encoding thioesterase family protein has product MDYNLKLGMKYISKKIVKEEDTAAKFGSGDIYVFSTPSMVGLMENAAMNAVQSELGEKYSTVGIHLDVKHLAATPMDMEVRAEAMLKEIDGKKLVFWIEVFDEKKKIGEGYHSRFIIDKEKFMNKINMK; this is encoded by the coding sequence ATGGATTACAATTTAAAACTCGGAATGAAATACATTTCAAAAAAAATAGTAAAAGAAGAAGATACTGCAGCAAAATTTGGTAGTGGAGATATTTATGTTTTTTCAACTCCTAGTATGGTAGGACTTATGGAAAATGCAGCAATGAATGCAGTACAAAGTGAACTAGGAGAAAAATATTCAACGGTAGGAATACATTTAGATGTTAAGCATTTGGCGGCCACACCTATGGATATGGAAGTTAGAGCAGAAGCTATGCTTAAAGAAATTGATGGAAAGAAGCTTGTATTTTGGATTGAGGTGTTTGATGAGAAGAAAAAAATAGGTGAAGGGTATCATTCTAGGTTTATTATAGATAAAGAGAAATTTATGAATAAAATTAATATGAAGTAA
- a CDS encoding GNAT family N-acetyltransferase: MKIGEKVYLAAVEKQDLMELKKWRNIESFKMHFREYKEINSDMQNDWFEKKVLNDPSTIMFSIKRIDDNKLIGCCGLCYINWIHRHADLSLYTAIDDEYMDEKGFAFESCKLLLDYGFNQIGLNKIWTEIYEFDEKKMKLYKEFGFNTDGILRKNYFYEGKWWNSYILSLLREEFK; this comes from the coding sequence ATGAAAATAGGTGAAAAAGTTTATCTTGCTGCAGTTGAAAAGCAAGATTTAATGGAATTGAAAAAATGGAGAAATATTGAAAGTTTTAAGATGCATTTTAGGGAATATAAAGAAATAAATTCGGATATGCAGAATGATTGGTTTGAAAAAAAAGTTTTAAATGATCCATCTACTATTATGTTTTCAATAAAAAGAATAGATGACAATAAACTAATAGGTTGTTGTGGCTTATGTTATATAAATTGGATACATAGGCATGCGGATTTATCTTTATATACTGCTATAGATGATGAATATATGGATGAAAAGGGTTTTGCTTTTGAATCTTGTAAGTTATTATTAGATTATGGATTTAATCAAATTGGTTTAAATAAAATTTGGACTGAAATATATGAATTTGATGAAAAAAAGATGAAGTTATATAAGGAATTTGGATTCAATACAGATGGAATATTAAGAAAAAATTATTTTTATGAGGGTAAATGGTGGAATTCATATATACTATCTTTATTAAGAGAAGAATTTAAGTAA
- a CDS encoding N-acetylneuraminate synthase family protein produces the protein MKIKIGRNYLGSDEKPYFIADIAANHDGDIERAYKLIELAKKSGADAAKFQNFNAVTIVSKKGFDSFGKKLSHQESWKKSVYEVYEDASIDSSWTKLLKKKCDEVGIEYMTSPYDFESVDLADPYVNAYKIGSGDITWTEIIRYMAKKTKPIILSTGASTEEDVERAVDIITKENSELILMQCNTNYRGVKENFNYINLNVLNNYKKKYPNVILGLSDHTHGYETVIASIALGARVIEKHFTDDNNREGPDHKFSMTPNNFSEMVEKSLNVYNALGDGIKKVEKNEKEAAIVQRRALYFVRDIKAGEIISKNDLFPLRPIKEDGIAPYEIINVIGKKIIKDCAKDDYLRWKDLDGYENR, from the coding sequence ATGAAAATAAAAATAGGTAGAAACTACTTAGGAAGTGATGAAAAACCATATTTTATTGCAGATATTGCTGCTAATCATGATGGAGATATTGAAAGGGCATATAAGCTTATAGAATTAGCAAAAAAATCTGGAGCTGATGCAGCAAAATTTCAAAATTTTAATGCTGTTACAATTGTAAGTAAAAAAGGTTTTGATTCCTTTGGGAAAAAGCTTTCACATCAAGAATCATGGAAAAAGTCTGTTTATGAAGTTTATGAAGATGCGAGTATTGATAGTAGTTGGACAAAGCTATTAAAGAAAAAATGTGATGAAGTTGGAATTGAATATATGACTTCACCTTATGATTTTGAATCAGTGGACTTAGCCGATCCATATGTAAATGCATATAAAATAGGTTCGGGTGATATTACATGGACTGAGATTATTAGATATATGGCAAAAAAAACGAAGCCAATAATTTTATCGACAGGAGCGTCAACTGAAGAAGATGTTGAAAGAGCAGTTGATATAATTACTAAAGAGAATAGCGAACTCATTTTAATGCAGTGTAATACTAATTATAGAGGTGTAAAAGAAAACTTTAATTATATTAATTTAAATGTATTAAATAATTATAAAAAAAAATATCCTAATGTAATTTTAGGTTTATCTGATCATACTCATGGTTATGAAACAGTTATTGCATCCATAGCACTTGGTGCAAGGGTTATAGAAAAACATTTTACAGATGATAATAATAGAGAAGGACCAGATCATAAATTTTCTATGACACCAAATAATTTTAGTGAAATGGTTGAAAAATCATTGAATGTTTATAATGCTTTAGGAGATGGAATTAAAAAAGTTGAGAAAAATGAAAAAGAAGCTGCTATAGTTCAAAGGAGGGCTTTGTATTTTGTTAGAGATATAAAAGCTGGCGAAATTATTTCAAAGAATGATTTATTTCCTTTAAGGCCAATCAAAGAAGATGGAATTGCACCTTATGAAATTATTAATGTAATTGGGAAAAAAATAATTAAAGATTGCGCTAAAGACGATTACTTAAGATGGAAGGATTTGGACGGATATGAAAATAGGTGA
- a CDS encoding SDR family oxidoreductase, producing the protein MYKRKKILITGSNGMLGKDIVDCMLLNKKYEVFGMNRTRDDNLDKIHSVICDITDENLLYEKLNEVKPDIIIHCAANVDVEYCELNKKIAYNLNLQSTENLMKYKDAKIIYISTDSVFDGIKGEYLEGSLKNPINYYAFTKSEGEEFVLKRNNSIVIRTNLYGFHKPIKTSLAEWIITNFEKNNTIIGFNDVVFNPVYTVQLARAIKKMIEIDFKGVIHVGSSEKISKYEFLKKIARSLKIDEKYVLSKSISFIKFHAKRPKNTSLKVDKLNNLGISFTIEEGINQLIDDYKKYKEQNNNENKNR; encoded by the coding sequence TTGTATAAAAGAAAAAAAATATTAATTACTGGATCAAATGGTATGCTTGGAAAAGATATTGTTGATTGTATGCTATTGAACAAAAAATATGAAGTATTTGGAATGAATAGAACACGTGATGATAATTTAGATAAAATTCATTCTGTAATATGTGATATTACAGATGAAAACTTGCTTTATGAAAAACTAAATGAAGTAAAGCCAGATATTATTATTCACTGTGCAGCGAATGTAGATGTAGAATACTGTGAACTTAATAAAAAAATTGCATACAATTTAAATTTACAGTCAACTGAAAATTTAATGAAATATAAAGATGCTAAGATAATTTACATTTCAACAGATTCAGTTTTTGATGGTATTAAAGGCGAATATTTAGAAGGTAGTTTAAAAAATCCTATTAATTATTATGCTTTCACTAAATCAGAAGGTGAAGAATTTGTTTTAAAAAGGAATAATTCTATTGTTATCAGAACGAATTTATATGGATTTCATAAACCTATAAAAACTTCTTTAGCTGAATGGATAATAACAAATTTTGAAAAAAATAATACAATTATTGGCTTTAACGATGTTGTTTTTAATCCAGTATATACAGTTCAACTTGCAAGGGCGATAAAAAAAATGATTGAGATAGATTTTAAGGGAGTAATACATGTAGGTAGTTCTGAAAAAATAAGTAAATATGAATTTTTAAAAAAAATAGCAAGGAGTTTAAAAATAGATGAAAAATATGTGTTGAGTAAATCAATAAGTTTTATTAAATTTCATGCTAAAAGGCCTAAAAACACATCATTAAAAGTAGATAAATTGAATAATTTAGGTATAAGTTTTACTATTGAAGAAGGAATAAATCAACTAATTGACGATTATAAGAAATATAAGGAGCAAAATAATAATGAAAATAAAAATAGGTAG